One Plasmodium vivax chromosome 13, whole genome shotgun sequence genomic region harbors:
- a CDS encoding hypothetical protein, conserved (encoded by transcript PVX_086110A; Apicoplast targeted protein. Curated by Stuart Ralph, Walter and Eliza Hall Institute of Medical Research, Australia.) translates to MKLKYCCYAFCIISSVTCMKWRNHTSDVSFVNYADQHLVVTKWRGKRRKRIWRRSYENGKRKEANLFTRRAGEGAAPLCSSMGEQDGDGSTSSLRPPEAANQGGNQDDNHAANQDASRDSPPDGDILKRKGAEKEVEKSVVPLNMDWVKVMNLIYASRDVDATTLAFNAAMSAVEKKGCLKSMLEVFEIMKKKNIKPDLVSYKLLLRLCANYHLGEHAEILFDEMVETDKLTPTYEIYALMISCFAKVGDGHRAVEFVEKLRSDPLVGEVNNWGEAGGVSGSGSADDRQHPAWRDSFAEEATTEEGAEAEGSTYTNQFKEITKKIKHIERGSSKIQYSEYANVIFACNMSNLPEQGIKYFEELLNTGKYMPSTLLLESIFDLLAKNGNYEKCLDYYNKLKDDPNFKKAINVNILNNILKALSVQGKINIIEDLWKNEFDELMLTPNEISYGYMLKVYSIVDDYEKAFKLFKEMQMKKMLSNKNIIPFVYTINAFKNCGIYNYAIYVLRVAKLLGVSSEDLLKLYNDAMVACVNAKKYDVVISLYAELITMQEKGAPSLEISISTLGFVLLAFRELDMREDFTNLKNLIIQKNYKLTPLCGQLVSEQPH, encoded by the coding sequence ATGAAACTAAAGTACTGCTGCTACGCATTTTGCATAATCTCAAGTGTGACATGCATGAAATGGCGGAACCACACGAGCGATGTTTCCTTTGTGAATTACGCTGACCAGCATTTGGTAGTGACAAagtggagggggaaaagaaggaaacgCATTTGGCGCAGGTCCTAcgaaaatggcaaaaggAAGGAGGCGAACCTTTTTACGAGGCGCGCCGGGGAAGGGGCGGCCCCGCTGTGCAGCAGCATGGGCGAGCAAGACGGAGATGGCTCCACCTCCAGCTTGCGGCCCCCCGAAGCGGCCAATCAAGGCGGCAACCAGGATGATAACCACGCCGCTAATCAAGACGCTAGCCGGGACTCCCCCCCCGATGgggacattttaaaaaggaagggcGCAGAgaaagaagtggaaaaaagcGTGGTGCCGCTAAACATGGACTGGGTGAAAGTGATGAACCTGATCTACGCCAGCAGAGACGTGGACGCGACGACGCTGGCCTTCAACGCGGCGATGTCGGCAGTGGAAAAGAAGGGCTGCCTGAAGAGCATGCTGGAGGTGTtcgaaataatgaaaaagaaaaacataaaaccAGATTTGGTCTCCTACAAGCTGCTGCTCCGCCTGTGTGCCAATTACCACCTGGGGGAGCACGCGGAAATTTTATTCGACGAGATGGTAGAGACGGACAAGTTGACGCCCACGTACGAAATTTACGCTCTCATGATTAGCTGCTTCGCCAAGGTGGGGGACGGGCACAGGGCCGTCGAATTTGTGGAGAAGCTGCGCAGCGACCCCCTGGTGGGGGAAGTAAACAACTGGGGGGAGGCTGGCGGTGTTAGCGGAAGCGGAAGTGCTGATGACCGCCAACACCCCGCGTGGAGGGACTCCTTTGCGGAGGAGGCCACCACGGAAGAAGGCGCAGAGGCGGAGGGAAGCACCTACACAAATCAGTTCAAAGAAATCACGAAGAAGATCAAACACATcgaaagggggagcagcaaaatACAGTACAGCGAATACGCCAATGTGATCTTCGCATGCAACATGTCAAATTTGCCTGAACaaggaataaaatattttgaggAATTATTAAACACAGGAAAGTACATGCCCTCCACTCTTCTCCTGGAAAGTATATTTGACTtgttagcaaaaaatggaaattatgAAAAGTGCCTCGATTATTACAATAAGCTGAAGGATGACccgaattttaaaaaagctatCAATGTGAATATCctaaataacattttgaagGCATTAAGTGTGCAAGGCAAAATTAACATCATCGAGGATTTgtggaaaaatgaatttgACGAATTGATGCTAACTCCAAATGAAATTTCCTACGGATATATGTTGAAGGTGTATAGCATTGTGGATGACTATGAGAAAGCATTCAAGCTATTTAAAGAaatgcaaatgaaaaaaatgttaagcaataaaaatattattccttTTGTTTACACCATTAATGCCTTTAAAAATTGCGGCATTTATAACTACGCCATTTACGTGTTGAGGGTAGCCAAACTGTTGGGAGTATCATCGGAGGATTTGCTAAAGCTTTACAATGACGCCATGGTGGCTTGTGTAAATGCTAAAAAATACGACGTGGTAATTTCGCTTTACGCGGAACTTATTACTATGCAGGAGAAAGGCGCGCCGTCCCTCGAAATCAGCATCAGCACGCTCGGCTTCGTCCTCCTGGCCTTTAGGGAGCTGGACATGCGCGAGGActttacaaatttgaaaaatttaatcatTCAGAAGAATTACAAGTTGACTCCGCTGTGCGGCCAGTTGGTCAGTGAGCAGCCCCACTAG
- a CDS encoding glycerophosphoryl diester phosphodiesterase, putative (encoded by transcript PVX_086115A) encodes MTTIVGHRGCGTSEAGGTSPYPENSLYSFKKAVDENIDGVELDVWLTKDKQVVVIHGTDDGLLGHTLLYDEDSQQKCIEDLTAEEIQSYHFKEPWILNKGRRFYQQGSTASGVSTVEMENVATNHTEREGIISHNDNNVCSCSSGHHHQGGHSHGLRVKTLVKNEEEQVKFATLSRSEKLRKKMEYADYGQPYINMEENEELEKLFNEGSLQGSFSEEGEQSSQGEEQPSQGGEEPTYEPRQSRRERRNARMSEQLLEGEFINSIKCSFCKELYTGYVMKKNYTLKKKKKLFKFLSKFYHVPLLKDLLNLYKDKLTYDIELKGTKEDLGVHILDMLENYKQYKFKFSSFNWVLQDGQMEKGSEQEKTDLLKPLRNNKLNIPVALLFSDDEVMPNFVSILSTMKYYNAEWAHFSYRSFMRPVVMNGNKRNKIVTSANHFIEMLHNNKKKIMIYWGTEDKDEYEDLLLYIKMGVDSICPNNIDVARQARLHASSE; translated from the exons ATGACCACGATAGTTGGCCACCGCGGGTGTGGCACCAGTGAAGCgggggggacttccccctACCCAGAAAATTCGCTTTACTCATTTAAGAAAGCAGTAGATGAGAACATCGACGGAGTTGAATTAGATGTGTGGCTAACCAAGGACAAGCAAGTTGTGGTCATCCACGGCACGGACGATGGGTTGCTCGGCCACACTTTACTGTACGATGAAGATTCGcaacaaaaatgtatagaaGATTTAACAGCGGAGGAAATTCAAAGCTATCATTTTAAAGAACCGTGGATTTTAAACAAGGGGAGGCGATTTTACCAGCAGGGATCCACCGCGTCAGGTGTATCAACCGTCGAAATGGAAAACGTAGCGACTAACCATACGGAGAGAGAAGGCATCATCAGCCACAACGATAACAACGTCTGCAGTTGCAGCAGCGGGCATCATCACCAAGGTGGTCATTCCCACGGACTGCGTGTGAAAACCCTcgtgaaaaatgaagaggaacaGGTAAAATTCGCTACCCTCAGTAGATCCgaaaaattaaggaaaaaaatggagtacgCGGATTATGGGCAGCCCTACATAAATatggaagaaaatgaagagttgGAAAAACTGTTTAACGAAGGTTCTCTGCAGGGTTCGTTTtcggaggagggggagcagtcatcccagggggaggagcagccatcccaggggggggaggaacccACGTACGAACCGCGCCAATCGCGCAGAGAGCGAAGAAACGCCCGCATGAGCGAACAGCTGCTGGAGGGAGAATTCATCAACTCCATAAAGTGCAGCTTCTGCAAAGAGCTCTACACAGGATAcgtaatgaaaaaaaactacaccttgaagaaaaaaaaaaaactcttcaAATTTCTGTCAAAATTTTACCACGTGCCGCTTCTAAAAGATTTACTAAATCTGTATAAGGACAAACTGACCTACGACATTGAGCTGAAGGGGACAAAAGAAGACTTGGGGGTCCACATACTAGACATGCTGGAGAATTACAAACagtataaatttaaatttagcTCTTTCAATTGGGTGCTGCAGGATGGGCAGATGGAAAAGGGGAGTGAGCAGGAAAAAA CCGACTTGCTAAAACCCCTCCGAAACAACAAGCTGAACATCCCCGTTGCGCTGCTCTTTTCCGACGATGAGGTAATGCCAAATTTTGTCTCCATCCTCTCCACCATGAAGTACTATAATGCCGAGTGGGCCCACTTCTCCTATCGATCCTTCATGCGACCAGTCGTCATGAATGGaaataaaaggaacaaaattgtTACGTCAGCCAACCACTTCATCGAGATGctacataataataaaaaaaaaattatgatttatTGGGGCACTGAAGATAAGGACGAATATGAAGACCTTTTGCTTTACATAAAGATGGGCGTGGACTCTATATGCCCAAATAATATAGACGTTGCTAGGCAGGCCCGTTTGCACGCTTCCTCCGAGTGA